Below is a window of Gossypium hirsutum isolate 1008001.06 chromosome A12, Gossypium_hirsutum_v2.1, whole genome shotgun sequence DNA.
TTCATggagtgtgcataataaaatttaaatgtataaaaatattaaagtaaaacttTAGATTAGTGgtaaattatatgttttaaaaatgTAATTGGTGTGGGTTCAAATAtcatcatatgtatatttttattgattttttaaaagtgAAAAGGCTAAAATGCCCTcgaataatattacttattttaattacgaaaggACATTCTCGTAACTTCCTAACTGAGTTGGTGACCCGGTTGAGGATGACACTAACTTAGTCAAGGGTTTTATTAATGGTATATATATACAACTCATGGAGGTAATAAAGTgggcataataaaattaaaatatataaaaatattaaaataaaactttagttgagtgaaaaattaaaagttttactaATGCAATTGGTGTGAGTTTAAATCTAactatatgtatatttttgttgtttttttaaaagtgaaaaaactaaaatattttcgAATAGTATTAATTATGAAACAACTCAATCAGCAGTTTTTGATAGTCATTATTCgtgagaaaaaaatatgtaaaagatATTTAGTAAAAGGAATAGCTTTTTAGTAATTTATaaacataatttatataaaaacgtTATTAAGTGTTGGTTGAAATGGCATTGCCCATGTTTTAGAGATTTTGATGTTTAGATTTATATCTCATCATGTTGAGTTACACCTAAATTTATTATGAGTTTAAATTGCATTTTGaaagttatataaaaatatataaaaaagataaaaatggcTTCatagtaatatttattattattattttttaaaattattatatttttcaatcaaattaaatatgGTTGTAAATATTGTACAACCCCGTACAtcggtaaaaataaaaaaaaataaaatgttttattatatattttaattgaaataaattgttgtattaacctttttttagtctaattaataattttaaaggttaaaagaataaaaagtaaaagtgagTTAATAAAgaagttaatttttaaataattaaaagtatttttacatcatttcataaatttttataacattaatattttaataatttaattaccatAATTCATACTTATTTTATATAGATAATGCTTAttaaatttgacataatatatatttttaactaaaaaaattttaactattaaatatatattaatataaataattttttaaattgatatgatagagatattagaatgattcaaaatttcatatgcatggtaagtaaaaatctattgataaatttaatgattgaATTATTAAGATAtcaatcatataaaaattatgaaataatataataCTAATTTTTCAGTGAAACTGAATCCTTCTCTTATAAATATTatacttaatttataatttagattTTAAGTAATTACTTAGTTGAGTTAATACGGCTTAATTAAATGATATCAAACTCAATTAAAAGCGTTATATATGACATATATAgtataaataagtaataaaaaatacaaataattatatacagaataaatctaaataaatataAGGGgatgataaaattattatttttatgaagatataaaaattagaaaaggatGTTGGttgagtcttaatttgattgatataaatattattataatgtaaGATTTATGAGTTGAGAAAGGattataagtaaaattattaattaggaaGTGATTGCATTAATACAAAGTATTAATGGTAAATTCAGTTGGTAATCGAAAAAATCTCACCGATTTAAGTGTCTTACATGTTGGTTAAAGACGATTTAACCCTAATTTTGAATAACTGGCATagttattcaaattaaaataagaaaaagactaaaatacccatttgagaagtaaaaagaaaaatagataagAGACACAGAAGGCCGCCCACCGAACCAACATGTGCTCATTTAACAGATCtcttcttaattaattaataattaattaaaaaataaacattattagagaaaaaatataggaaaagagaaaaagaaaaaagaaaagaaatctcttcccatctatttatttttgtttcttcgtTTTATCGACCCATacagaaaaaaaggaaaaaaaaacaaaaaaaagaagtgagcaatCTCAGGGTCGTCGTCCTCCCTCTTTGGCTGGGTGTCTGTGGTACCAATAACAAAGGAGGCAGAGAATCGGCAAAGCAAAGGCATCAATGCCAGCCCAGAAGCGGTCATTGCCGGAGAATCTCGACGATGAAGAGTCCAGCCTTCATCACCAAAGCCACACCAAGCAATCTCGAAACGAAGATGGCCAACACAAACCTGAAGACGAAACAACCCAACTGGAACAAGAACAGCCCGAGCCGGACCAAGACCAACAACACCTGAAACAAGAACCCGATGACCAAAAccaccaagctcaactccaaggCGACGACGAAGATGAAGATGACGATGAAGATGGAGATGATGAAGATGGTGACGTCCCTTTCTCTTTTTTCACACTTATATGCTACACATATAGTTCGATGCATAGGTGTAGACCCATGTTTGAAGTTGATTTCGATTTttggactctttttttttttgttctcagATTCTGATGGAAGCCAATCTTCTACTTCTCAAGAGAAACCCGAGTACTCTTTTCCCTCTCTTTCActttcaatcttttcttttcgtttatagtttttttaaatcCATTTTAGCTTCATAATTAGCTTTGGCTCTGCTTTTATAAGTTGGGTTTGCTGcgattttctttcttcttttttttcctttacaacagcattctttatttcttttggaTGCTTTAGCTGTTAAAGAGAAAGGGATTTGAAATTAGTTGTTGGGTTTTATGCTATTTGCTATATGACATTGTGTTTTGTGATATATTTCCTCATCGTTTAATCGATTTGCATTTTGCATGTCAACGATCTATGTCCTGTATATGCTCGTAACCACATAAAGCtggaaaattctgaaatttgtTCTTGTTGTATTCTTTATCCGTTCGGGATCCTTGTTTGTCAAGTAAAACACCCGTTACCAACTTGTGAAGTACTAGCTTGAAAACACGTCCTACTATATTCTTCCACTGTTCAAAATGTGCATTATTTGTCTTATATAAATGCATTTCATTTTGATTCAGACTTCTTTTTTCTTCCCCACCTTGCGTTTTTCGAATCTTATTATGCATCTGTGTTCAGCTTGAGCGAATCTAATAAACCTTGATGATTCAGCATCACTAGGCTAACTTTGCTGAGCAGTCGGTCAAAGAGTCATGCATTGAGACCAGGGAGGTACCTCTGCCTAGACTTTTTAACTTCTCTTTCTTCAAATAGTAAGATGATACAATCAATCATGTCAATTTGGTGTTGCTGGCCTTGTGAGCAAGAATGAAAGTAAGAGCAGACAAGCTAGTGAGGTTTGAAATGCAGCTTTTCATTGTCTATTCTAGTCATTGGGAGGAATCAATTGTTGGGAGCTAACTATCGTGGAGTCTGTTATAGTGGAAAACAGTGTTGTCTCATTAATAAACTAGAACTTTTGGGTTATTCTTTTAATATAGTAACGTGAGGATTCTCATACTGAGTTGGTTTGGGcttgattctatttcttcttccGATTTTGTCTAgatttactaaaaaataatttcttttcctTCCCATGATTGTTGTTAGTATATGATAGTAAAGTGTTAGTTGACACTGTGTCGTGATTTCCTGGCCTGTCATGGAATATCTACTTGTATGATTGCTTGAAAATTTTTAGATTACCTTTTAAAGTAGGTATAGTCATCTCTTTGAACCCATCCTGTTCCCATGCAAAGTCATATATTTACATTGATGACAGCAATCAAAGTATCTCTTCACTGACATGCTTACTGGGATATTTGTGCATATGGTGTATAATGTAACTTTAATCTATAAATAACGTGATAGAAAGttctattaacatttttatgTTCGAATTCCAGATTTGTCTTAGTAGAGCTTCCGGAAATTCGTAAAGATGTTCAATGTCCAATTTGTTTAGGTAATGCTTCAATTTGCTATCATTTTATACTCTCTCCTACAGTTTCTAATGAATGTCTGTGATTAGGAGTTGAGATATATGAACCAGTGGTtgtattatttttctataaatataTCCTATTGGTTACATGCTCTTGAATCCATCACCTTTTATCTCTTTATCTATCTATATAGATAGATAAATAGATAGACAGATAGATATCAAGTTTGAGTCCCCTTTGCATAAATCTTTTTTATGACTATATATTGTTGTTTAACTTTTGTCTTTGGAAAATCATATAAACTGTAACAAGAGGAAAATCAAGTGTTGTGTGTTTACTGTTTATTGCACATATTGTACTATTTATTGATAGTGTCTTATTTTTACCCGACATTTACGTAGAATATTGAGGTTCCTTCCTTAAATGTTTTAAGATACATGTAGAAAATTTTCCAATTGCAGTTTTAGCATATTGTCTGAAGGTGATATCTTCTTTAGTTGGTTTTGTGCAAATCAAATGCTCTTTCCCTCTCTCTAGCTTGTGCGGAAGTTAAGATGAGGTTTGTCTAACAGAAATGGATTGTCAGAACAAAGCAGCAATTAATATGAGTGTGTCCTATAATGGAATATAAAGTCTAATTTTACATAGTTGACTTTCTAAGCATAATTCTTTTAGTTTGATTTCCAAAATGGTAGATCCTACCTGTCCCATATCTTAAAATTATCTTTGCTGGATCCTATATTGGGCATAATGTTCATGTTGTTTTTTCCTGACATTTGCTGGAGTTGGGAAGTTTTTTTTCACCATTGTGCTTAATGGTGTTAGAAGTTCAGTGTAGATTCATAAATTTAATAGAATGTTTTTTCACCCATGAGGCCATAGGGACCCATAAATAATATGGAAAACCAAGGAGATAGTTGTATATCTGGATGCTCCTTGAAAGATCTAAAGTTGAGAAGATAGGAAAAAAGATGATTTAagattgttgattttgttgtATCTGAATTTTCAGGTCATTTTCAATGGATTTGGAGAAAGGGGTTTTGATGTTATGTAAATCTAAACCTTTTAACTGTTTTTGGTGAATTGGGAGGAAGGTATCATTTACAAAATACAGATAAGTTGGATCATGTCAGGTGTTAGTAAAACACTTAATCAGAGGACTCTATGCAATATGTAAATTCTAGCTGAGAAGGTTGGGTAGTCGTATTTTAGATGTAACATGTCCATAAAACagaatttagttaaatttatataaatatataagcaTGTTTTCTCTGAAGGAAAAATCACAAAAGAGTAATATTATAGTATTTGTATTCACATGTTTCATTGCTTCTTAGTTTATGGAGACACAACCTGGATAACAAAATAACATTTGCTATATCTGATTGCATCAGGGTAATGGTATGCTTGTTAGTCTTACCTTTAATATTTCTGCCTTCCTGGTCTATGGTCAGCAGTATTGGGTTATTGCTTGAGTTCTTTTTATGGTGCATTTTGTCATCTAGCAATAGGATTTGATCAGGTTAACTCGCAAAATTTGCCTATTATCAGTGGTTGGACATTGATGTGGTAGAAGATTTGTAATTTATTGTTTTCTGTGTGGACAGGAATCATAAAGAAAACAAGAACTGTAATGGAATGCCTACACCGTTTCTGCAGAGAATGCATTGACAAATCAATGCGACTGGGGTATGTCATAAATGGATTGCTACTATCTTGCCTTTGTTTGGGTAATTCTGTGAAGATCTAGAAATTCTTATTTGATTCTGATTGTAGGAACAATGAGTGTCCTGCTTGCCGTACGCATTGTGCTAGTCGACGTTCTCTTAGAGACGACCCAAACTATGATGCCTTAATTGCAGCTTTATATCCAGATATCGACAAGTATGAAGAGGAGGTATAAGTTTtgtcctttctcttcttttttactTTCAGGGTGCTATTATAAAATTTCTTACACCATGATCTTGCCCATCAATTCTGGTCTTGTGCATTTGGTCTCTCAGGAATTGGCGTTCCATGAAGAGGAAAGGACTCGCAATAAGCAGGtcagatatatatttatatttacatatgtAGGTTTTTTACTACATGCATTTATTTCCCGCTGCTCTTTGCTTATTGTTAAGGTCAACATCCTATTTTCTAGATTTGCAGATGTTTGTGGTGATTTGTCTTCATTCGTCTACCTTAAAACATGCAACCTGATATTCTTGGTAGTTACTTGTATCAGCTGCATTCATTCAATTGTATTAGGTGCTTATTCAAGTGTCATTTTTGCATTTTGGCTTTGGCCTACTGCCGTGAATGGCTCTTGTAAGTCCCTGAATTTtgaaaatgtccaatgtccaatcTAGTATATGTACTATTTCGTGAGTCAATTTCATGCATGATCGTAACACCTTTCAATGAGTCTGATGTAAGAATTCGACTTGTGGCATTTGTatgccatatttttatttttaaatttagttttgttttctgTATAGACTAAAAATTGGAGAttagataaaaaaagaaaatctaaGTTTTTTAAATATTAGAATCTGGAATTTTATAAGATATataaatagcaaatttaactttaaaaaattaaaatctgtaattttaaaaatttttaattcaaaaaaattgttttatttattttattaattaaaaattggaaatttaaaatttaaaaaacattaattatgtattaaaatctggaaatattttaaaaagggaaaataagaaattaaaaaaagaggaaagaagaaaaagaaacagaaaatgGCTCCGTCTCTATGTCCTTgtccttgttttttttttgttcttttaaaagCTTTTCAAATATCATCTTTTAAAAGTTAtccgaattttttttataatttttgaatgaaTACCCTCTGTGTATTTTTAATATGATATGGCATGGTGACGTGGTAAAAAACATGGGTCCTTTGCCATGTTATCACCTCATTGACACAGCTATGATAGTAGTAGTAGTACAAGTACCATTCCGAACAATTTTAAAGTATAAGTACCACAACGAAAAAAAATATATGCTACAGGACCATTTATGACATTATCCCTATCTTTAATGCTTTGTGGTGGGACAAATAACCGAATGGAGAACTGTATTTCTCATTTCATAGATATGAGATGACAAAACTTGTCCTAGACATTGACCTGGCTATACAGTACATGTTTTATCAGTACCTTTTTTGACTATCCAATTATGTGTTCGAAGAATACCATTGGACCATGTTGCAAGTTCAAGATTTTGACACATTCTTTGTCTTtgcaatggttgtttcaatatcTTGTACAGATTCAAGCATCGATTGCCCAAATTTTTCAGAGACAATCAGAAGCACTAGTCAAACGACGTAGTCTTGGCAAAGAGAGCAGCACCTTTCTCACTAGATCACAACGCCATCATCGTAGTGCTCATCCTCGTAGGCGACGGAACTCTCGAGGAGTTGAGCATCAAGGATCTGAAGACAATgaggatgaaaatgatgataatgGTGGCAAAGATTCTTCTTCCACAGATGAGCGCTGTGCAGAAGTGAGGCAGAGAAGGCGCAAAAGACGGCCTGGAATTCGGTTGTCCCTGCCTTCTTCATCAGTGGTAAACtcagatggtggatatgttgaaAATGATACTGAAGTGTCTAGAGACAGCAGAGGGATTTCTCCTGGGCTTGTCTGGAATCCAGACATGCTTGCTTGGGGGAGAGGTGGTGCTCGCAGTCACACTCGACATGGAAATTCAAGCAGTGGCAGCAGCAAGAGTTCACGTGCTCGCTTGAACAGATTGGTAGAGTATCTTAGGAGCTTGGAGGAAAACAAAGATGAGGTATGTTGGGATCATATTATTAGACTCCATAATATATATGGTTTCGGTTTATCACTGATATTAAGCTCCCATTGTTAGCATAACTCTCTAGCGGTTCTTATCTTTTTTATGGGTTCTACTCGAGTAATACCATAGGATTCTTCTCTCCTTGCTCTCTGCCCACCCAGCCCCCTTTTTCTTGTCTTTTCCCTTTTATTCCCCATTTGTATACAGGTCCTCCTTTTGTATAATAACTAAAGCTTAATTCTTTGGATGCAGTTGGATGTTCATCTCAAGCTTATTTCAGTGGATGAACACAGTACATCAAGTTTGCAGCAACCTTACCTTTGTTGTCGGCCCAGTCTGTCAGTTAAGCAGCTATGTGAAGTGAGAGTTCTTTCCCACCAGCTTAAACATAGAATTTCTctcttccaaaatctgaagttAGATTCTAGGAAAATGATAATTTTGATGAACCTCGACATTTGGTTGAATGGGCATAATGCATTAAATCTGTGATTTCAGTTGACCCTATTCCAGCTGCGAGTCACTTTAATACAGTGTTTGGTTGGTGTGCCCATATGATTAAGTTTTGGGGGTGACCTAAAGGTCTGATGTGTGAACTCATTGATTTTCTAACTTAAATCCTATGCAGGATGAATCCTTCATGTGGTACTACTGTTCCAGCATCCCTCCCCCCTCATTTCTCACTCTATGAAATTggatctcatttttcttttccatgtttttgcCTTTAAGACAAACCATTCAGGATGATTGTCTAAAATTGTAGTGATTGCTTGTTGCACAGTACATCGCTCTCCAGACACCATTACGTGCTGAAGAAGTAGAAATATTAATGGTAAAAGGACAATACCATACTGATGAAAAATGCACCAACCCCTCGGTGGACGCACTGCAAATCTTGGAAGGTCAAGAAACTTTGGCAGGGCTTAAGGTGAAGTGCAGTTCTGGAATAAATCATTTGGTGAGTGCATTTGATGTCTCTATTTGAGGTTATATCAATTTGTAGTATTCTTGGATTTAAGGGTTCACAATCGTATTATAAACCTTTTTGTCTATAGAATTAAATCTGAATAGCATTTTGGTTTCAGATTCTGGCATATAGGCAGAGGCAAAGTTGCTAGCGAAATTGCAGCAATGTTGAAAGTGCGGGTTCTACAAGACACACAGGTTGTTGGCAGTTGACTCTGGTAATTTACATTTGAGTTTGTATGTAAATACACGGATTCTGGAGGGGTCTGGTCGTTTGATGAAACCATTGTTTGAGTTGTGTTCTAGGTGATGTAAAATTTAGGACATTTGAGTTGAGGTTTTCGAGGTTGCTATAACTCAAACACTTTGGCATTAGATGGTAAATTAGAAAAAGTGGAAAGATGTATAACATatatatcatctttttttttattggtgTGTTTGATTGGTAATAATCTatgaaattttttctttttataacaaATTACTTTCAGTGgaattttggtatatatatattatatctctTGAAAAGGGTATGTATAGTACATACACTCAACTCAAGGATCTACTTCATcgaaaatcaaataattatttgttgCTACCAAGGTTCAATCCTAATATTACAGAGTAAAAAAGAAACAATATGATCGGTATAAAATGAAGGATTATGGATCAATGTAATCTTGCCATGCTATAGTACGAATGGTATTGTTTCCTAGGTGATGATGATAGTGGATTGAAATGGAGGGAGACGGTCAAAGTGAAAGGTGGATATGCAATGCAAGAAGACACAAAGCTTCCGTTGCTGAAACCAAGTTAACTGCTATCTCGATGTGGTGCCTAGATGGCAGGCTTCTCTTGCAATAAATTACAGTGGTGGGTGAGGCAACAGCATGACACTCAAGGAGTTAGGTTTTGATGGGCACTGGGGCCAGCTCCTAGATTAGATTTAACAATCTACGGGATGCACACTGAAATATTGGATAAAGCAGGCAGTGACGGGATATGGTTATGGCAACTTATTTTGCTTTCCAATTCTTACTTTCCCTATTCAGGGAAATTACACCTGCTTTGCTATTTGTATGCTGTAGTTTAATGGGAATTCAATATTTCTTCCTTTATCCAATGTCTTGGACactatttataaaagaaaagaagatgcTCAATCAGCTGCAGAGCTTTACGATCGAAGTTTATACATAACCAAGCATTAGCACGGGTTTACAATCAGGATTGTTATTTTGCACTTCCAATTCTGTCACTTAGTTTTATTATGTTTGGaattacaattatttatcataattgATTATACCTCTACAATCACAATAAATGCGAcacaaactttcatttttttttggcgAAAAAAGCAAGATTACAACTTAATAAATCCTAAGAAGCTCTAAAAGCTTGGTCTTTTTGGATAACTGTAGCTATAAAATCAGGAGGTACTTCAAAAATCTGGAGGGGTGTCTGCCAAGAGGAACTGATCTTTGCCAATTGATCAGCAATTAAGTTTACATTCCCTAAGAATATAATTAATTTCCTTTTGGCCTTCATAACTTAAAAGACGTTTAATTCTTCGAATCAAAGTAGTGCCGAAATCCTCAATTTCTTCCATGGACAAAATCTTTACTACTTCAAGATTATCTGTCTGAAACTTGACTTTCTTATAACCCTTGCTTAATGAAATAAGAATTCCATCAAGGATACCCCAAAGTTCAGCCTCCAAAGGTAAACATCTACCCAAATAATAGGTGTACCCCAAAATCCAATTACCATCTTGATCTCGAACCACTCCTCCCGCAGAAGCATTACCTTCATttttaatttgcatatttttacTCTTgttgaaacttttaaaaataagaaatcaCAGTTATGATTGTTAATCTGATTCCATTTTAAACCGACGAAACTTTTTaacacaattttaaaaaattctttataTACAGCGGACAtactttaaaacaaaaacaaaaatctgTTGCTTCATTCAGGCAATCCATCTTGAAATTCGTATGAAACTTTAGGttccattatttattatatttcatgaaaattttaaaacagaaGGAATGTACAACATTCGGATTAAAGAGCTCTTCCTAATCTCAGTACCAAGCGtcacaaaattaataatttacttaCTAAGTTTACATGAAATGAGAACGTCAATTTGTTGAAATGAATGCTGCCGTATCTCAGAATGTAAATCATGTATTTAGCTATACATTGTTTGTATACCTCAATTGTCCTTGCAGTTCCTTGAATAGCTTGAAGACAATCTTGATTGCGActgaaagaaatcaaaaggagctCCTGATCCCAGCGACCTTCTTGAAGAGTTTGGTGAATCCGATAGAAGAGGTTCATAAACTGGGTTTCTGTTCTTTGGTTGACTAATTTGCAAGGGAGAAACTACTTCTTTCTCCATCGGTCTTGGGTGCGGCTCGATATTGCCTAAAGTCAGAATCGGCCCACCCATTCGTTCAGCCTGCTGAAGTGTATTGATTTTACTTGGTCTGTATGTATACCGGAAGTACTTCAAAGCTAGAACCGGACCCATCCCTGCTGCAACTATGAGCTGTTCAAGAGAAACAAAGACAAAACAACAGACCAGTATTCAAACTGAAGCCATAGCACTAATAAGCTGACAAGTGGAGAAATTAAATTTCAGTAATCAACTAATTTAACGGGAGAACAATGGAGATGGATTCCTCCCTCTAACATCAAAAGGAAAGCAACTAAAAGGCAGAGAGAGTGAAACTTACGGACATAGTTATCCAATAAGAAGGTTGCCTACATAACCGGAACATAATAGTGTACATCCCTGATGCAGGAATTGCGCTGAAAATCCAATTAATTACATAGAAAGCAACTAAATTCCCCCATATGGCAAGATGTTGCAATATCGTGAAGGAACTGCAAGCACCAATTAAAGTTCAGCAAGTCAggatatttaaatatattaaaagcgGTATCATGAAGCCATTTTAAAAATTCTGGTTACGAGCTATTTATCATGGGTCAAGATGCACATTCCAGGCCTGTGGGGGGTGCAAGCCATGGCATTTTGATGAACTACAAAGTATAACTCCCCCTTAACAGCACTTATGGAGCAACACTATTTTACATTGCTTCTCAAGCGAGGACAAACTATATGATATGCCATTTTTCTAACCCTCTATAAGCTGGAGTAAAAGACCTTGTGTGAAGGggaacaaaggaaaagaaaacagaAATGCAACATATTAACTGCAGTCTACATTTAAATGGAAGCATACTTTGTCTCCAAAGCCACAACAAAAGCCTGCAGCCATATACATCCTGAGAGTGCCACCAAAGAAAGTTCTTCCATTTCACTTTTCTCGTAAGCATAAGCATGTATGGAGATCACAAACACAACAATTGCCTGCAAATCCCCACAAAATTAATTGATGAGACAATAAAGCAAATGTTATAAAT
It encodes the following:
- the LOC107934721 gene encoding putative E3 ubiquitin-protein ligase RING1a isoform X3, encoding MTKTTKLNSKATTKMKMTMKMEMMKMILMEANLLLLKRNPRIIKKTRTVMECLHRFCRECIDKSMRLGNNECPACRTHCASRRSLRDDPNYDALIAALYPDIDKYEEEELAFHEEERTRNKQIQASIAQIFQRQSEALVKRRSLGKESSTFLTRSQRHHRSAHPRRRRNSRGVEHQGSEDNEDENDDNGGKDSSSTDERCAEVRQRRRKRRPGIRLSLPSSSVVNSDGGYVENDTEVSRDSRGISPGLVWNPDMLAWGRGGARSHTRHGNSSSGSSKSSRARLNRLVEYLRSLEENKDELDVHLKLISVDEHSTSSLQQPYLCCRPSLSVKQLCEYIALQTPLRAEEVEILMVKGQYHTDEKCTNPSVDALQILEGQETLAGLKVKCSSGINHLILAYRQRQSC
- the LOC107934721 gene encoding putative E3 ubiquitin-protein ligase RING1b isoform X1, with amino-acid sequence MPAQKRSLPENLDDEESSLHHQSHTKQSRNEDGQHKPEDETTQLEQEQPEPDQDQQHLKQEPDDQNHQAQLQGDDEDEDDDEDGDDEDDSDGSQSSTSQEKPDITRLTLLSSRSKSHALRPGRFVLVELPEIRKDVQCPICLGIIKKTRTVMECLHRFCRECIDKSMRLGNNECPACRTHCASRRSLRDDPNYDALIAALYPDIDKYEEEELAFHEEERTRNKQIQASIAQIFQRQSEALVKRRSLGKESSTFLTRSQRHHRSAHPRRRRNSRGVEHQGSEDNEDENDDNGGKDSSSTDERCAEVRQRRRKRRPGIRLSLPSSSVVNSDGGYVENDTEVSRDSRGISPGLVWNPDMLAWGRGGARSHTRHGNSSSGSSKSSRARLNRLVEYLRSLEENKDELDVHLKLISVDEHSTSSLQQPYLCCRPSLSVKQLCEYIALQTPLRAEEVEILMVKGQYHTDEKCTNPSVDALQILEGQETLAGLKVKCSSGINHLILAYRQRQSC
- the LOC107934721 gene encoding putative E3 ubiquitin-protein ligase RING1a isoform X2; translated protein: MPAQKRSLPENLDDEESSLHHQSHTKQSRNEDGQHKPEDETTQLEQEQPEPDQDQQHLKQEPDDQNHQAQLQGDDEDEDDDEDGDDEDDSDGSQSSTSQEKPEFVLVELPEIRKDVQCPICLGIIKKTRTVMECLHRFCRECIDKSMRLGNNECPACRTHCASRRSLRDDPNYDALIAALYPDIDKYEEEELAFHEEERTRNKQIQASIAQIFQRQSEALVKRRSLGKESSTFLTRSQRHHRSAHPRRRRNSRGVEHQGSEDNEDENDDNGGKDSSSTDERCAEVRQRRRKRRPGIRLSLPSSSVVNSDGGYVENDTEVSRDSRGISPGLVWNPDMLAWGRGGARSHTRHGNSSSGSSKSSRARLNRLVEYLRSLEENKDELDVHLKLISVDEHSTSSLQQPYLCCRPSLSVKQLCEYIALQTPLRAEEVEILMVKGQYHTDEKCTNPSVDALQILEGQETLAGLKVKCSSGINHLILAYRQRQSC